A DNA window from Zingiber officinale cultivar Zhangliang chromosome 3A, Zo_v1.1, whole genome shotgun sequence contains the following coding sequences:
- the LOC122051797 gene encoding photosystem I assembly protein Ycf3-like, with amino-acid sequence MPRSQINANFIDKTSSIMANILLRIILTTFGEKKAFTYYRDGMLAQSEGNYAEALQNYYEATRPEIDPYDQSYILYNIGLIHTSNGEHTRALEYYFRALERNPFLPQAFNNMAMICHYRGEQAILQGDSEIAEAWSDQAAEYWKQAIALSPGNYIEAQNWLKITRRFE; translated from the exons ATGCCAAGATCTCAGATAAATGCAAATTTTATTGATAAGACCTCTTCAATTATGGCCAATATCTTATTACGAATAATTCTGACAACTTTCGGAGAAAAAAAGGCATTTACCTATTACAGAGATG GGATGTTGGCTCAATCCGAAGGAAATTATGCGGAAGCTTTACAAAATTATTATGAAGCTACGCGACCAGAAATTGATCCCTATGATCAAAGTTATATACTCTATAACATAGGACTTATACACACAAGCAACGGAGAGCATACAAGGGCTTTGGAATATTATTTCCGGGCACTGGAACGAAACCCATTCTTACCACAAGCTTTTAATAATATGGCCATGATCTGTCATT ACCGGGGAGAACAGGCCATTCTACAAGGTGATTCTGAAATTGCAGAGGCTTGGTCTGATCAAGCTGCTGAGTATTGGAAACAAGCTATAGCGCTTAGTCCGGGTAATTATATTGAAGCACAAAATTGGTTGAAGATCACGAGGCGTTTTGAATAA